Proteins from a genomic interval of Leifsonia shinshuensis:
- a CDS encoding Lrp/AsnC family transcriptional regulator, which translates to MSTPRATNGTKAAVIDDVSKAIIEQLQVDGRKSYAEIGKAVGLSEAAVRQRVQKLTESGVMQIVAVTDPMQLGFYRQAMIGVRVSGDTLVIADKLAAMPAVDYVVLTAGTYDILAEVVCENDLDLITMLNSEIRTLEGVLSTETFVYLKLHKQFYNWGTR; encoded by the coding sequence ATGAGTACCCCTCGGGCAACGAACGGCACGAAGGCTGCGGTCATCGACGACGTCTCCAAGGCGATCATCGAGCAGTTGCAGGTGGACGGCCGGAAGTCCTACGCGGAGATCGGCAAAGCCGTCGGTCTCAGCGAGGCGGCCGTGCGTCAGCGCGTGCAGAAGCTGACCGAGTCGGGTGTGATGCAGATCGTGGCCGTGACCGACCCGATGCAGCTGGGCTTCTACCGCCAGGCGATGATCGGCGTGCGCGTCTCCGGCGACACGCTGGTGATCGCGGACAAGCTGGCGGCGATGCCCGCGGTGGACTACGTGGTCCTCACCGCGGGCACGTACGACATCCTCGCGGAGGTCGTGTGCGAGAACGACCTCGACCTCATCACGATGCTCAACTCCGAGATCCGGACGCTCGAGGGAGTGCTCTCCACCGAGACGTTCGTGTACCTCAAACTCCACAAACAGTTCTACAACTGGGGAACGCGATAA